CAACAAAGAAGATGACAACGTTGCAGAATTGGACTATATCATCGAACCTTCGAAAGAGAAGATCATCGAAGAGCTTATCCCGAAAGCAATCAAGATTCAGTTATATAAAGCTGTATTGGACTCACATGCTTCAGAGCATGGAGCTCGTATGACAGCGATGGACAAAGCTACAGAAAACGCAGGTGACTTGTTGCGCCAATTGAAATTGTCGTACAACCAAGCACGTCAAGCAGCTATTACAACAGAATTGACAGAGATCGTTTCTGGTGCTGCAGCGCTTTCAAACGGATAATAAAGAATTATAATTTGTATAGGGAAAGCCGTCACATTGTGACGGCTTTTTTTGTGGGTTTTAGATTGTAGGAGGTGATACACCTCTCTAAATTTTAATATTTAACAAAAGTCCTTATAAGACAATTTATCAACAAGTTTAAGTTGAAAATTCCCATTTTGGGAATTTTTATTATCTTTGGATAAAAAAAAATAGTTGAGAGTTATAGCAAAAAAAATATTGCGAGAGTTTTGGGAAAACCACTCAGATTGCGAACAGCAGTTGAAATCGTGGTATCATGAAGCTAACAAAGGAACTTGGAAAAACTTAAATGAATTAAAAGTTGAATATCCAAGTGCAAGTATTTTAGATGACAACAGAGTTTGTTTTAACATAAAAGGTAATAATTATCGATTAATTGTGAAGATTAATTTTAATTATCAAATGATGTGGATTCGGTTTATTGGAACTCATGCCGAATATGACAAAATAGACGGAGACAAAATTTAGTAGGATGAAATTAAAACCAATAAAAACAGAAAAAGATTATTTTCAAGCTTTAGATAGACTTGAATTAATTTTTGATGCAAAACCCGGAACAAAAGAAGGTGATGAATTGGAAATTTTAGGAATTTTATTAGAAAAGTATGAAGATGAACACTTCCTTATCGAACTTCCAGATCCAATCGAAGCTATAAAATTTAGAATGGAACAACTCAACTATTCCCAAAATGATTTAGCGGAAGTAATTGGCTTGAAAAGTAGAGCAAGTGAAATTTTAAATAAAAAGCGAAAATTAACTTTGGATATGATCCGTAAATTATCTGAAAAATTACACATTCCATCAGAAGTATTAATCCAAACATATTAATAATAAGGATGCCAGTAGACCTAATGAGTGGTATGAGTGGTAAACCGCACGCCGTGGTTGGTGTCCCCACCAACCATCTTCAGTAGTGCTAGCTCAAGTCTTGCGACTTAAATTGGCTTATTAACCCTAAATAATAATGCCATTCCATAGCATTATACGTTACTTTTGAGGCGCAAAAGTAACCAAAAACGCTTGCTCATTTAAGGTGGCTTGTCGTACAATCCCCACGCTCATGAACAAAATGCCTTTTTGCCGAGGATGCCGTTCTAACCAATTATCTCTTTGGAGGAGATAATTGCTTGAAAGCATCCAAGGGCAAGGCCGACGCACAAAGGCATCGGCATTTTATCCATCTTGTCGCCACTGAAAATGAGCGGGATTCGGCTTCGGATAAATGTATGCGTCTACGAAAATCAATTGGTTGTTCAGAAAGTAGGTTGGAATCCCCTCGAGTGCCGTGGTTGGTGTCCCCACCAACCATCAATTAATTCTATGCCAGCGGCATGATACGCCGTAGGCGTTATATGTTTTTTAAATGCCAGAGGCATGCCATATCTATAGAAAATGTATAGCAAACAAAAATTAACGCCATAGGCGTGGCATGTTTGTTAAATCCCCTGCTATTTTGTCCCTTTACATAATTTTGGTTTGTTCAGAAGAATGGATAGTTTTTAAAATTAGCATTAATTTATAGTTACACCCCTACAGGGTTGTATGGTTGGTTATACCGTTTTCTATAATAGTTACACCCCTCTGGGGTTGTATAGTTTCGAGCAATATTTTCTATAATAGTTACACCTACAGGGTGGTATGGTTGGTGGAGACACCAACCATGGCGGCCATGGCGGCTATAGATTGTAGTTCGGACACCAACCATGGCGGAACAAATCCATCTTCCATTTGTTCTTATTATCATAATGGCAAGAATACCCTAAACGATTATAGAATTTGTCTATATTTTTGACTATTATCGTATTTTTGTCAAAATATTAGTTTTTTGCACACACTGACAGGCAAAATTTTAAATTTGTGTACTTAAATAGTGGTCAATCGAGCTATTTATGGGTTAAATCCGTTAACCTCAAGTGTAAATGAAATTTTTGTAGGATATGGCAAAGAAGTTATACGTTTCGAATTCAACTGAATCTTCAAGGATGTTTAAGAATGATTTTTTAGAATCATTGACTAAGGTGCATTGGTCTGTGCCGATTATCTTTTGGATTCCGGTAAAGATTTATTTTATTTGGCGAGCCTTGGTCCCAGGAGAGCTTTCAGTAGGAACTGTAGTTATGTATTATTTCTTTGGACTTGCTTTCTGGACACTGGCTGAATACATTCTCCATCGATGGGTATTCCATTATGAACCATCTTCAAAGTTTGGGAAGCGTGTTCACTTTATTTTTCATGGCGTCCATCATGATTTCCCGAAGGATAGATTACGATTAGTGATGCCTCTGTCAGCAAGTATTCCTATGGCAGCTATTATCTATTTTATTTTTAGTTTATTCTTTTCACCGTATACCTTGGCTGCGTTTTTTTCAGGTTTTCTGTTAGGATATTTGATTTATGATGAGTGCCATTATGCCATGCATCATGCTAACTTCAAATCGGGTCTTTTCAAGAAGATCAAGGACCACCATATGTTGCACCATTATTCAGAACCTGATAGAGGCTTTGGAGTCAGCTCAGCGATCTGGGACATGATATTCGACTCTGGATTTACCAAGAAAAAAGGTGCTGCTGTGAATAAAAATGTAGAAAAGGGCGTTAAATCTGAAAACACGATCAAAGAGGAACAATTAAATTAACGACTATAAAAAAAGCGGGTTCAGAATTTCTGAACCCGCTTTTCTTTAAGTATCATTTATTACCAACGTATCAGTGCTGATCCCCAAGTAAATCCAGCGCCAAAAGCAGCAAGACATACCAGGTCACCATCTTTTATTTTTCCTTCTTCCCAAGCTTCACAAAGGGCGATTGGAACTGATGCGGCTGTTGTATTGCCGTATTTTTGGATGTTATTAAAAACTTTATCATCAATTAATCCCAATGTTTTCTGTACAAACTGTGAAATTCTCAGGTTTGCCTGATGTGGAATTAACATATCAATATCTGTAGTTTTAAGGTTGTTTTTATTGAGGGCTTCACCTATTACTTCTGGGAATTTTACCACAGCTTTTTTGAATACTGCCTGACCATCCATGTATGGGAATGCAGAACCATCGTCCAACATTTCTTTGGTCATCAGCATCTCTCCTAATTCGACATCTGGCCATTTGGGCATATTTTCGCCTAGGTAATAGCCTGCTGATGCTCCAGGGAAGTACATGGCCAGCTTTTCAGCTTCTGAGCCATCAGAATGTAGGTGCGTACTCAAGATTCCTTTACCTTCCTCGTTTGTTGGTTGAAGGACTACAGCACCGGCACCATCACCAAAGATAACAGAAACAGCGCGACCACGTGTTGAAAAATCCAACGCAAATGAATGCTTCTCCGAACCTACCACCAAGATGTTTTTATACATTCCAGTTTTGATGAATTGGTCTGCGATTGACAAGGCATAAATAAATCCCGAGCATTGATTTCTGACATCCAATGCACCGACTTCTTTCATGCCCATTTCGCGTTGCAGCAATACCCCACAGCCAGGGAAGTAATAGTCTGGAGATAGGGTTGCAAAGATGACAAAATCAATTTCTTGAGCTGTTGTATTTGCTCTTTCGATTGCTATTTTCGAAGCTTCCACTGCCATGCTAGTCGTTGTTTCTCCGATTCTATTGGCGTATCTGCGTTCTTTTATTCCTGTTCGTTCTTGGATCCATTCATCACTCGTCTCCATAAAACGAGTCAGGTCATTATTGGTATATACGTTCTTGGGGACATAATAGCCCAAACCCGCAATTTTTGATTGAAACATAGGTCTAACTTTAATAAACAATTCAGCTAAAATACTGATTTATTTGAAAAATAAGCTATTTTTGCTCTATGAGCGTTGAAGTTGAACAAGAAACATTTACCCTGGAAGAAATCCTTGCTGTTGCCAAGGAATCTAACAAGTTGATTTTGTGGAATGATGATTTCAATACTTTCGATCATGTCATCGAATGCTTGATCGAATACCTTCAGTATACCGAAATGGAAGCCTCCAGAATCGCTTGGACGGTACATACCAAAGGAAAATGCATAATCCTCGAGGGGTCTCTGACCGAAGTTGAGGTTTACCGCAAAATCCTCAAAGCCGAAGGATTAACTGTCTCCGTAGAGTAAAATAACTCGTAATAATACAGTTACGTTAAGATTACTTAAGCATTTTATCTGCATTTTTGGGAATAAAATCACAAAGAAAGAAACCCGTAATGCTACTTAAGAAAGCCCTAAGCTGTTTAATTTTATTATTCCCACTAATTTTATTTGCACAGAAAGTCAACATCAAAGGCCGTATTTTGGAACAAGACAGTGTATCACCAGCCATTGGAGCTAGTGTCAGTCTTTTGTCCACTGTAAACAACGCCTATATCCGCGGTCAACAAACCGGAAACAATGGTGTTTTTGATATCCAAGAAGTTGACCCCGGTACCTATAACCTACAGGTTACCTACATAGGTTTCAAAACCTATACCCGCAATAATTTTGTTGTCGCTCCTGGTAAGGATATTGACCTTGGTACTATTCCCCTCGCCGAAGAGGGCGAATTGATTTCTGAAGTCGTGGTTCAAGGGAAATTACCCGACCTGCAGATCGGCATTGACAAGAAAACATTCGATGTATCTCAAAGCATGGTCAGTGTCGGAGGATCAGCTCAGGATCTTTTGGGAAATGTTCCGACTTTACAAGTAGAATCAGATGGAAGTATCAGTCTTCGTGGTTCAAGTAGTGTAAGATTTTTGGTAGATGGTAAAGAATCCGCTATGGCAGGGTCTGACATCAATGCATTCCTACAATCACTTCCTGCAGACGCAATTTCTAAAGTTGAAATTATCACTAATCCTTCCTCAAAATATGATGCTGAAGGACAATCAGGAATTATTAATATTATCCTTAAGAAAAATGCTCGTTTAGGTCTTAATGGATCAGTAAATGCATCGGGTGGATCATATGAAAATGCAAACGCAGGGATAACCCTTAATTACCGAGATGGGAAGATGAACTATTTCGGAAACTATAATTTTAGTAGAAGAAATAGTTTGGGCGATGGGTTTTCTGACAATGTAGATTATATCAATGGTGTGATTACTGACTTAAGTCCAAGGACCCTTAGTAATGAAGAGAGCAAAAGATTGGGTTATAACAATACCATCCGTCTAGGTGCTGATTACTACATGAATGAAAAGACCTCATTAAGCCTCACAACAAATTTGAGTTTAAGGGACAATGAGCGCGGTAATGATATTAATTATAGCTACTGGAATGTACCAGGGCTAGGTTCTAGCAGTTTCCGTAATTCCTTACAACATGAAGATGATTTAGGGATTGATGCACAGTTGGATTTCAAGAGGACATTAAAGCGTGAAGGTGAAGAAATCTCAGCCAATGTATCATTTGGTTATGATACTGAGGATGGCGTTAATGATTTTCATCAAACCTTTGCAAATGGAAATGCAGATCTTAAACGTGTGAACAACACTTCCGAATCAGGGAAAAATTGGAACATGCAATTGGATTATGTATTGCCATTAGGGGAGAACCATAAATTTGAAGCTGGATACCGTAGTATCTTAAGATATTCTGATGAAAGCCAATATTCAGAAGAATTGGATTCGTTGACTCAGCAATTTTTGCCTGACTATAGAATTACCAATGATTTTGATATGGCAAGTACAGTTCATGCCCTATATGCAAATTATCAAAGACAATTAACAAAGAAATTAGGAGTTCAGTTGGGTTTAAGGGCTGAACAAGCAAACTTGAATACCAATATTTATTCCCATGATTTAGAAAACCCTTCCATTATTAAGAATGATAAAGGAGAGCTGGATTACTTTAGATTGTACCCGAGTGTGTTCTTGAGTTATTCAGTAGGGGAAGGTCAAGGTGACAAGGTTCAATTGAGCTACTCACGCAGGGTACAACGCCCTAGAGGTTGGCAGGTAAATCCGTTCATTGATGTTTCCGATGTTCAAAACTACCGCCAAGGTAATCCCAACTTGTTGCCGGAAGATATTCACGCAACAGAGTTGAGCTTCTCGAAATTCTACGAAAAATGGAACTTTATATCATCGGTATTTTATCGTCGCGTAAATGACCAAACCCAACCCGTGATTTATGATGAGGATCTAATTTCTGATATCGTAGGTGACAGAACCAACGTTACTTATATGAAATGGGAAAATGCTTCTGACCTAGATGCGATGGGTTTCGAATTGATTACAAAAGTGAATCTTACCAATTGGTGGGATGTTACAGGTAATGCCAATTTATCTCATATTACTTTTCATCCGAAAGATGGCTTGGGATTAGTAGGTCGTGAATCTTTTAACTGGAATGCTAACCTGACCACCAACGTTAAATTTACACCTACATTTTCTGCTCAGGTAAGGGGAGATTATCGGAGTGGAATGAAAACCATGCAAGGGGAAATGAATCCAATGAAAGGTGTGGATGTAGCGCTGAAAAAAGACTTGTTTAAAAATAAAGCCAGTTTAATGTTGAATGTTAGGGATGCTTTCAATACCCGTAAGTTCTCGATGCACAACTATCTTCCAAACAGAGAAACACAATTTTCGCACCGTTGGATGAGAAGAATGATTACGCTTTCATTTACTTATAGATTCGGTCTTCAAAATTTCGGAAGGAAAGATAATGAACAGAATGGTCAGGATATGGAAGATATGGGCGGTCAACAATTTTAATGCTTGGTTTTACAAATAGAATAATTAAATTAGACTTTCACTTAATCAACTTTATACTATGAAAAGAAACTTTATGTATGTATTAGTAGGTGCAATTGGGTTGACTGTTGCTTCGTGTGCAACCAAGAATGCTACTGCAACCAAAGGAGCAGATACTCCTGCCTATGAAGTACTTGATTTGCCTAAAGTATCGCTAAAAGACTTTAAAAAGAACTCCGCTGGAGCCTACGTATTATTTGATGGATCTTCCTTAAATGGCTGGAGAGGTTATGGTAAAGACCATGTACCTAGCAAATGGGGTATTGATAACGGAACTTTAAAATTCTCTAAAGCTCCTGCAGGTGTACAAAACCCAGAAGGCGGGGATTTAATCTTTGCTCATGACTTCAAAAACTTTGAACTGGAGTTTGAATGGAAAATTTCGCAAGGGGGTAACTCAGGGACTTTCTTCTTAGCGAAGGAAATCAAAGGCCAACCGATTTATATTTCAAGTCCAGAGTTTCAATTACTGGACAACGAGAACCATCCTGATGCCAAAATGGGCGTTGATGGCAACCGTAAATCATCTTCATTATACGATATGATTCCTGCGAAACCACAGAATGCATTTCCAGCTGGAGAATGGAACAGAGCAAAAATCGTAGTGAACAAAGGTAAGGTTACACATTACCAAAATGACGAAAAGGTAGTGGAATATGAATTGTGGACTCCAGAATGGACCCAATTGTTGGAAGCTAGTAAATTCAGCAAGGAAAAATGGCCTTTAGCATTTGAATTGTTGAACAACGTAGGTGGTAAATCGAAATCAGGTGTTATCGGATTCCAGGATCATGGCGACGATGTATGGTTGAGAAACATCACTGTAAAAGAATTATAATGTTTAAGTTATTTAAATATTGGAAAGAGAGCC
The Sphingobacterium daejeonense genome window above contains:
- a CDS encoding helix-turn-helix domain-containing protein → MKLKPIKTEKDYFQALDRLELIFDAKPGTKEGDELEILGILLEKYEDEHFLIELPDPIEAIKFRMEQLNYSQNDLAEVIGLKSRASEILNKKRKLTLDMIRKLSEKLHIPSEVLIQTY
- a CDS encoding ATP-dependent Clp protease adaptor ClpS; protein product: MSVEVEQETFTLEEILAVAKESNKLILWNDDFNTFDHVIECLIEYLQYTEMEASRIAWTVHTKGKCIILEGSLTEVEVYRKILKAEGLTVSVE
- a CDS encoding type II toxin-antitoxin system HigB family toxin, with protein sequence MRVIAKKILREFWENHSDCEQQLKSWYHEANKGTWKNLNELKVEYPSASILDDNRVCFNIKGNNYRLIVKINFNYQMMWIRFIGTHAEYDKIDGDKI
- a CDS encoding 3-oxoacyl-ACP synthase III family protein, with translation MFQSKIAGLGYYVPKNVYTNNDLTRFMETSDEWIQERTGIKERRYANRIGETTTSMAVEASKIAIERANTTAQEIDFVIFATLSPDYYFPGCGVLLQREMGMKEVGALDVRNQCSGFIYALSIADQFIKTGMYKNILVVGSEKHSFALDFSTRGRAVSVIFGDGAGAVVLQPTNEEGKGILSTHLHSDGSEAEKLAMYFPGASAGYYLGENMPKWPDVELGEMLMTKEMLDDGSAFPYMDGQAVFKKAVVKFPEVIGEALNKNNLKTTDIDMLIPHQANLRISQFVQKTLGLIDDKVFNNIQKYGNTTAASVPIALCEAWEEGKIKDGDLVCLAAFGAGFTWGSALIRW
- a CDS encoding outer membrane beta-barrel family protein → MLLKKALSCLILLFPLILFAQKVNIKGRILEQDSVSPAIGASVSLLSTVNNAYIRGQQTGNNGVFDIQEVDPGTYNLQVTYIGFKTYTRNNFVVAPGKDIDLGTIPLAEEGELISEVVVQGKLPDLQIGIDKKTFDVSQSMVSVGGSAQDLLGNVPTLQVESDGSISLRGSSSVRFLVDGKESAMAGSDINAFLQSLPADAISKVEIITNPSSKYDAEGQSGIINIILKKNARLGLNGSVNASGGSYENANAGITLNYRDGKMNYFGNYNFSRRNSLGDGFSDNVDYINGVITDLSPRTLSNEESKRLGYNNTIRLGADYYMNEKTSLSLTTNLSLRDNERGNDINYSYWNVPGLGSSSFRNSLQHEDDLGIDAQLDFKRTLKREGEEISANVSFGYDTEDGVNDFHQTFANGNADLKRVNNTSESGKNWNMQLDYVLPLGENHKFEAGYRSILRYSDESQYSEELDSLTQQFLPDYRITNDFDMASTVHALYANYQRQLTKKLGVQLGLRAEQANLNTNIYSHDLENPSIIKNDKGELDYFRLYPSVFLSYSVGEGQGDKVQLSYSRRVQRPRGWQVNPFIDVSDVQNYRQGNPNLLPEDIHATELSFSKFYEKWNFISSVFYRRVNDQTQPVIYDEDLISDIVGDRTNVTYMKWENASDLDAMGFELITKVNLTNWWDVTGNANLSHITFHPKDGLGLVGRESFNWNANLTTNVKFTPTFSAQVRGDYRSGMKTMQGEMNPMKGVDVALKKDLFKNKASLMLNVRDAFNTRKFSMHNYLPNRETQFSHRWMRRMITLSFTYRFGLQNFGRKDNEQNGQDMEDMGGQQF
- a CDS encoding sterol desaturase family protein, coding for MAKKLYVSNSTESSRMFKNDFLESLTKVHWSVPIIFWIPVKIYFIWRALVPGELSVGTVVMYYFFGLAFWTLAEYILHRWVFHYEPSSKFGKRVHFIFHGVHHDFPKDRLRLVMPLSASIPMAAIIYFIFSLFFSPYTLAAFFSGFLLGYLIYDECHYAMHHANFKSGLFKKIKDHHMLHHYSEPDRGFGVSSAIWDMIFDSGFTKKKGAAVNKNVEKGVKSENTIKEEQLN
- a CDS encoding 3-keto-disaccharide hydrolase — its product is MKRNFMYVLVGAIGLTVASCATKNATATKGADTPAYEVLDLPKVSLKDFKKNSAGAYVLFDGSSLNGWRGYGKDHVPSKWGIDNGTLKFSKAPAGVQNPEGGDLIFAHDFKNFELEFEWKISQGGNSGTFFLAKEIKGQPIYISSPEFQLLDNENHPDAKMGVDGNRKSSSLYDMIPAKPQNAFPAGEWNRAKIVVNKGKVTHYQNDEKVVEYELWTPEWTQLLEASKFSKEKWPLAFELLNNVGGKSKSGVIGFQDHGDDVWLRNITVKEL